Proteins encoded by one window of Aedes albopictus strain Foshan unplaced genomic scaffold, AalbF5 HiC_scaffold_128, whole genome shotgun sequence:
- the LOC134284438 gene encoding histone-lysine N-methyltransferase, H3 lysine-79 specific-like produces MGGCRCTFRQCDNSTSSKPGMHFFHFPIRDWPRLEIWARNANKPDFPELPLSKLKNKVVCQDHFENRMFMNYLKEGLVKTAVPALEILEDGSVLNVETNQVSEREEWLIPEKDDAAGDSMEPPMEQPETTRMEIQFVDSEHEEFNITPVVSPPPTPKILNKTSEAVPVRVSRNADEANKTILRTPSTNVVLRKVFVKRKRKPSSEDSPSKSKMQIVSVQRLTKVSPKEEAFAQEEAPSAATPSSSTDVAPETPVPENLVQPSSTPSAVLSPPPVPAAPPAPVMPTIKIITDPAYIEKLNQASAQIAEVKQLLTDVLNKPVPEPKVITVPVPTPVPAPVQPQQPPAKQDDEICPKMEKGGPHMNKVQLFNGIKRYLNPTMVALLRMELFAGAPERQYKADEKTLAVELVNLGENVYGHFLDEFRFRLPAKKDALKWKEEALDDDDDAS; encoded by the exons ATGGGTGGCTGCCGGTGCACCTTCCGGCAGTGTGACAACAGCACCAGTAGCAAGCCGGGAATGCATTTTTTCCACTTTCCCATCCGGGACTGGCCGCGGCTGGAAATATGGGCCCGAAACGCCAACAAGCCCGATTTCCCCGAACTGCCGTTAAGTAAGCTGAAGAACAAGGTGGTCTGCCAGGATCACTTTGAGAACCGGATGTTTATGAACTATCTCAAGGAGGGGCTGGTTAAGACGGCCGTTCCGGCGTTGGAGATTTTGGAGGACGGGTCCGTTTTGAACGTGGAGACCAATCAGGTGAGCGAGCGGGAAGAGTGGCTGATACCGGAGAAGGACGATGCCGCTGGGGATTCAATGGAGCCTCCGATGGAACAACCGGAGACCACCCGGATGGAG ATACAATTTGTAGATTCAGAGCATGAGGAGTTCAACATAACTCCGGTCGTAAGCCCACCGCCTACACCAAAAATCCTCAATAAAACTTCAGAAGCGGTGCCAGTGAGAGTGTCCAGAAACGCCGATGAAGCAAATAAGACAATTCTACGTACACCTTCAACCAATGTCGTTTTGCGCAAAGTTTTTGTCAAACGGAAGCGCAAACCTTCATCGGAAGATTCTCCGAGCAAGTCGAAAATGCAGATTGTTTCCGTCCAACGACTTACAAAGGTCTCCCCGAAGGAAGAAGCCTTCGCTCAGGAGGAAGCTCCCTCGGCGGCCACTCCATCATCGTCAACAGATGTAGCACCGGAAACACCCGTTCCGGAAAACCTGGTTCAACCGTCTAGTACTCCGTCAGCAGTCCTTTCGCCTCCTCCAGTTCCTGCAGCTCCTCCTGCTCCAGTAATGCCAACTATCAAGATCATCACCGATCCGGCCTACATCGAGAAGTTGAACCAAGCGTCAGCCCAAATTGCCGAGGTGAAGCAACTTCTCACCGATGTTCTGAACAAACCCGTTCCGGAGCCGAAGGTGATAACCGTTCCGGTTCCAACACCGGTTCCTGCCCCTGTCCAACCTCAACAACCCCCCGCAAAACAGGACGACGAAATTTGCCCGAAGATGGAGAAGGGCGGCCCCCACATGAACAAGGTCCAGCTCTTCAACGGAATCAAGCGGTATCTGAATCCGACGATGGTGGCCCTGCTGCGGATGGAGCTGTTTGCCGGCGCACCGGAACGGCAGTACAAGGCGGACGAGAAAACGTTGGCCGTCGAGTTGGTCAACCTGGGGGAGAACGTCTATGGGCACTTTCTGGACGAGTTCCGGTTTCGACTGCCGGCCAAGAAGGACGCTCTCAAGTGGAAGGAGGAAGCCctggacgatgacgatgatgcttCGTGA
- the LOC115264076 gene encoding uncharacterized protein LOC115264076 has product MLKVISGVKTGSHPQTLNSIYVAIIRSVMEYGCSVTNNAGKTNKQLLNVVNNQCLRKVTGCTRSTPLNALTALAGQEPLEERFNYVTGKSIARCFERNNVIAEQLRNITEIEDGDEGKYSYVERMYYRNKQLYDNIMTVEAISTKSQEAEAVEITSTLEGIVGHKKSNLAPTRMKQAALVAMNETYCGRGRIFTDASKADGVCGIGVYIEDVDVKRSFKLEGDISITAAEIHALGVALQFVEEGQLLNYVIYTDSMTACLMLEEARDFNRAETVLAYVLETARKWRISFQWIPSHVGIAGNEVADQLAREGVNQTTVLEHQLFAKDVMRQIKVQTAESAQRWYQEYSQEKGIRFFTLHQKLHDKPWYHGKSFGGRDIRLLNRIMTGHNYAKSWLARMKIVESGDCELCAEEETAEHSILTCPRYNSIRARYSFGNGYSDLVEVFKTKSMELYKELVDFVKECKLDL; this is encoded by the coding sequence CTCTGAATAGCATCTACGTCGCCATAATACGAAGCGTTATGGAATATGGGTGCTCAGTGACCAACAACGCCGGAAAGACCAACAAACAGCTGCTAAACGTTGTAAACAACCAATGTTTacggaaagttacaggttgcacGCGCAGTACGCCGCTAAATGCTTTGACGGCTCTTGCAGGACAGGAACCTTTGGAAGAAAGATTCAACTACGTGACAGGCAAGAGTATAGCAAGATGTTTCGAAAGAAATAACGTGATAGCAGAGCAACTGAGGAACATAACCGAAATCGAAGACGGGGATGAAGGAAAATACTCATACGTAGAAAGGATGTACTACAGGAACAAACAACTTTATGACAACATAATGACGGTGGAGGCAATATCGACGAAGAGCCAGGAAGCAGAGGCGGTAGAAATAACCTCAACGCTGGAAGGAATTGTCGGTCATAAGAAAAGTAACTTGGCGCCGACAAGAATGAAACAAGCAGCATTAGTGGCGATGAACGAGACGTACTGTGGACGGGGCAGAATCTTCACCGATGCTTCGAAAGCAGACGGTGTCTGCGGAATAGGTGTATACATTGAGGACGTGGATGTGAAACGATCGTTTAAGCTGGAAGGAGATATAAGCATTACTGCGGCAGAAATCCATGCTTTAGGCGTGGCACTACAATTCGTCGAAGAGGGACAACTGCTCAACTACGTCATCTATACGGACTCGATGACAGCGTGCTTGATGTTGGAAGAAGCAAGGGATTTCAACAGGGCGGAGACAGTGCTAGCATATGTGTTAGAAACAGCACGGAAATGGCGTATTAGCTTCCAGTGGATTCCAAGCCATGTaggaatcgctggaaatgaaGTAGCGGATCAACTAGCGAGGGAAGGAGTAAACCAAACTACCGTGTTGGAGCACCAACTATTTGCGAAAGACGTCATGAGACAGATAAAAGTACAGACAGCAGAATCAGCACAACGCTGGTACCAGGAGTATTCACAGGAGAAAGGAATACGGTTCTTCACGCTGCACCAAAAGCTACATGATAAGCCGTGGTATCATGGAAAAAGTTTTGGAGGTCGGGATATACGACTTCTGAATAGAATCATGACCGGCCACAACTACGCGAAGAGCTGGCTGGCCAGAATGAAAATTGTGGAGAGCGGAGATTGCGAGTTATGCGCGGAGGAAGAAACGGCAGAACATTCGATCCTGACCTGCCCCCGCTACAACAGTATCAGAGCTAGATACAGTTTTGGGAATGGATATTCAGACTTAGTAGAAGTGTTTAAAACCAAGAGCATGGAATTATATAAAGAATTAGTGGATTTTGTGAAAGAGTGCAAACTAGACTTGTGA
- the LOC109404191 gene encoding galactose mutarotase: MSSGVGSGQSCGEPASSSVQSSYVSAGGSKSESVTVRTMDGSHQSEAQSVTLTVDGFGTVKDPLTDEVQPVKRFTWTNESGMSVQVISYGAIITSIKVPGKNGAVDDVVLGFDNILGYRGANNPYFGATVGRVANRIGGGRFTIDGVVYEVTKNWEGRHQLHGGKIGFDKFNWTSHVEGTVVTLSHTNKDGHEGYPGTVLASVTYELKNDNRLVVKFRAVSDKPTPINLTNHSYFNLAGHNTGHEEVYRHIISLNADRITETDEDSIPTGKFLCVGGTPYDLRIPRELGPAMSRAPGEGYDNNFCITKGTEQGMTFIARVVHPHSGRTLEVYTDQPGVQLYTSNFMPDPNRNIRPRPINAGDYYELTHLEPVVPAMATDLPIRGKGGAKYFKHGAFCLETQNFPDAVNHANFPNSVLVPGETYEHEVVYKFGLFEEN, encoded by the exons atgaGTAGTGGCGTCGGTTCCGGTCAATCTTGTGGGGAGCCCGCGTCCTCATCCGTTCAAAGTTCGTACGTGAGTGCTGGAGGAAGCAAGTCTGAGTCGGTAACGGTGCGAACGATGGACGGATCGCACCAATCGGAGGCCCAATCGGTCACCCTCACGGTGGACGGATTCGGCACGGTGAAGGATCCACTTACTGATGAAGTGCAACCGGTGAAACGGTTCACCTGGACGAACGAGAGCGGGATGTCGGTGCAGGTGATTTCCTACGGGGCTATCATCACGTCGATCAAGGTTCCGGGCAAGAACGGTGCGGTTGACGATGTGGTCCTTGGATTCGATAACATTCTGGGCTATCGGGGAGCGAATAACCCGTACTTTGGTGCCACGGTTGGCAGGGTTGCCAACCGCATCGGCGGAGGTCGGTTCACTATTGATGGGGTGGTCTATGAGGTCACGAAGAACTGGGAGGGGCGCCATCAGCTACACGGAGGGAAAATTGGATTCGACAAGTTCAATTGGACGTCGCATGTGGAGGGAACGGTGGTCACGCTGAGTCACACGAACAAGGATGGCCATGAAGGTTATCCGGGGACGGTCCTGGCGTCGGTAACGTACGAGCTGAAGAACGACAACCGGTTGGTGGTCAAATTTCGGGCGGTTTCCGACAAGCCTACTCCGATCAACCTGACGAACCATTCGTACTTCAATCTGGCGGGTCAT AACACCGGGCATGAGGAAGTCTATCGTCATATAATTTCCTTGAACGCGGACCGCATTACGGAAACGGACGAGGACTCGATTCCAACGGGTAAATTCCTGTGCGTCGGTGGAACGCCGTACGACCTCCGAATCCCTCGGGAACTTGGTCCGGCCATGTCCCGGGCACCCGGCGAAGGTTACGATAACAATTTCTGCATCACCAAGGGTACCGAGCAGGGAATGACTTTTATCGCCAGGGTCGTTCATCCGCACTCGGGACGCACGCTGGAGGTCTACACCGATCAACCGGGCGTTCAGCTGTACACCAGCAACTTCATGCCGGATCCTAATCGGAAT ATCCGCCCGAGACCGATCAACGCCGGGGACTATTACGAGCTGACGCACCTGGAACCGGTGGTACCTGCGATGGCCACCGATCTGCCCATCAGGGGCAAGGGCGGTGCCAAGTACTTCAAGCATGGTGCCTTCTGTCTGGAGACGCAAAACTTCCCCGATGCGGTCAACCATGCCAACTTTCCGAACTCGGTGTTGGTCCCCGGGGAAACCTACGAGCACGAAGTGGTCTACAAGTTTGGCCTGTTTGAGGAGAACTGA